One region of Fibrobacter sp. genomic DNA includes:
- the nudC gene encoding NAD(+) diphosphatase — MIHEIAPHVLDNQFKIQDPRQDDYCSIYNGAKTLLKKAGEGYALPTIAEVLSIQGKGMQEFEGHYLLNIDDKAFFLQHVIEDFTAPEGYEFVGNRAFRPMPPLERLGGATAAHLAHWESLNKFCGKCGGVTIRGDKERSIICPKCGNTVYPRISPVVIVAVRNGDKLLMAHNIDNPNPRLFLISGFVEIGESLEQAAHREVMEEAGVKIKNLKYFGSQPWPFSDSLIAGWTAELDGDETIHRQEAELSEAKWVKREDIPEYETDVSISCCLIENFRRGFTLPQD; from the coding sequence ATGATTCACGAAATTGCCCCCCACGTTTTAGACAACCAGTTTAAGATTCAGGATCCTAGGCAGGACGACTACTGTTCGATTTATAACGGAGCAAAGACTTTACTCAAAAAAGCTGGCGAAGGCTATGCACTTCCCACGATTGCAGAAGTTCTTTCTATCCAGGGAAAGGGTATGCAGGAATTCGAGGGACATTACCTTTTAAACATTGATGACAAAGCCTTCTTCCTGCAACACGTCATTGAAGACTTTACCGCCCCCGAAGGTTACGAATTCGTAGGCAATCGCGCTTTCCGCCCCATGCCTCCCCTAGAACGTCTTGGCGGAGCCACTGCAGCACACCTTGCACATTGGGAAAGCCTGAACAAGTTTTGCGGCAAATGCGGAGGCGTCACCATCCGAGGAGACAAGGAACGATCCATCATCTGCCCCAAGTGCGGCAACACCGTTTACCCTCGAATTTCACCTGTGGTTATCGTTGCGGTCCGCAATGGCGACAAGCTGCTGATGGCTCACAACATCGATAATCCCAACCCGCGACTGTTCCTGATTTCTGGCTTCGTGGAAATCGGCGAAAGCCTGGAGCAGGCTGCACACCGCGAAGTGATGGAAGAAGCCGGCGTCAAGATTAAGAACCTGAAATACTTCGGAAGTCAGCCCTGGCCATTCAGCGATTCGTTAATCGCCGGCTGGACCGCAGAACTGGACGGAGACGAAACCATCCACCGCCAGGAAGCAGAACTGTCCGAAGCCAAATGGGTGAAGCGAGAAGATATTCCCGAATACGAAACCGACGTCAGCATCAGCTGCTGTCTCATTGAAAATTTCCGCAGAGGCTTTACCCTGCCGCAGGATTAA